The proteins below come from a single Balaenoptera acutorostrata chromosome 2, mBalAcu1.1, whole genome shotgun sequence genomic window:
- the LOC103015950 gene encoding high mobility group protein B2-like: MGKGDPNKPRGKMSSYAFFVQTWWEEHKKKHPDSSANFAQFSKKCPERWKTMSAKEKSKFGDMAKSDKARCDREMKNYVPSKGDKKGKKKDPNAPKRPPSTFFRFCSEHRPKIKSEHPGLSIGDTAKKVGEMWSEQSAKGKQPYEQKAAKLKEKYEKDIAAYRAKGESEAGKKGPGRPTGSKKNEPEDEEEEEDEDEEEEDEDGE; encoded by the coding sequence ATGGGGAAGGGCGACCCCAACAAGCCGCGGGGCAAGATGTCCTCGTACGCCTTCTTCGTGCAGACCTGGTGGGAGGAGCACAAGAAGAAACACCCCGACTCCTCGGCCAACTTCGCCCAGTTCTCCAAGAAATGTCCCGAGAGATGGAAGACCATGTCTGCCAAGGAAAAATCCAAGTTTGGAGATATGGCAAAAAGTGACAAAGCTCGCTGTGACAGGGAGATGAAAAATTATGTTCCTTCCAAAGGTgacaagaagggaaagaaaaaagatcccAATGCGCCTAAAAGGCCTCCATCTACCTTCTTCCGGTTTTGCTCCGAACATCGCCCAAAGATCAAAAGTGAACACCCTGGCTTATCCATTggagatactgcaaaaaaagtgGGTGAAATGTGGTCTGAGCAGTCAGCCAAAGGTAAACAACCCTATGAACAGAAAGCAGCTAAGCTAAAGGAGAAATATGAAAAGGATATTGCCGCATACCGTGCCAAGGGCGAGAGTGAAGCGGGAAAGAAGGGCCCTGGCAGGCCAACAGGCTCCAAGAAGAATGAACCagaagatgaggaggaagaggaagatgaagatgaggaggaagaggatgaagaTGGGGAATAA